AGTGGATTTAATCACCATCCATTTGAGAGAAGACAAACGGCACATTCAAAATGAAGATGTTTTGAGGCTGCTTGAAATAAGCCCTTTGCCTATCAATATTGAATGCTCTATTAATGCTGGAATCACTGATTTTTTATGCTCTTTGAAAAATAAGCCGAGTAAGGTTACAATCGTGCCTGAAAACAGGAATGAAGTTACGACAGAGGGGGGGTTGGATTGCTCATTAAAGGGTTTAGGAGAGGTTATTAGAGCGTATCACAATAAAGGCGTTGAAGTGTCTTTGTTTATTGATCCTTTAAAAGACGCCTTGCATTTTGCAAGGGAGCATCAAGTCAAGCAAGTGGAGTTCCACACTGGGGTATATGCGAATTTGCACAACGCTCTATATTCTAACGCTAACAACCAAATCCATGCCATTAGCACGCTCAAAGACAAAAGCCCTAAAGAACTGAAAGAAGAATTGCACAACGCCTTTTTGCAATTAAGAAAAATGAGTAAAGAAGCGTTTTTTATGGGTATCACGGCGTGCGCGGGGCATGGGTTGAATTATTCTAATGTGAAAGAATTGTTAAAAATCCCCTCTTTAAGAGAGCTTAATATCGGTCATAGCGTGATTTCAAAAGCGGTTTTAGTGGGCTTAGAAAAAGCGATTTTAGAAATGGCGCAACTCATCAAGCGATAAAATGGCTAAAAAGAAAATTGCGATCAGTTGTGGGGACATTCAAGGCGTAGGCTTAGAATTGATTTTAAAAAGCCACAAGGAAGTGAGCGCAATTTGTGAGCCGTTGTATCTCATTGATAGCGAACTTTTAGAGCGGGCCAATCAATTGCTTAATAACGCTTATGAAACTAAAACGCTTAACACGCTTGCTATCAATGCCCCCTTACCCTTATTAAATTCTGGCACGATAGGCAAAGTCAGCGCTCAAAGTGGGGCGTATAGTTTTGAGAGTTTTAAAAAGGCTTGCGAGTTAGCGGATGATAAAGAAGTGGATGGCATTTGCACTTTACCTATCAACAAACTCGCATGGCAACAAGCTCAAATCCCTTTTGTGGGGCATACCGATTTTTTAAAACAACGCTATAAAGATCACCAAATCATCATGATGCTTGGGTGTTTTAAGCTCTTTGTGGGGCTATTTAGCGACCATGTGCCTTTAGGGGCGGTTTCTCAACTCATTCAAGTGGGAGCGTTAGTCCGGTTTTTGTTAGCGTTTCAAAAAAGCACTCAAGCTAAAATCGTTCAAGTGTGTGGTTTTAACCCCCATGCGGGCGAAGAGGGTTTGTTCGGGAAAGAAGATGAAAAGATTTTAAAAGCCATTCAAAAGAGCAACCAAACGTTAGGCTTTGAATGCTTTTTAGGGCCTTTGCCCGCTGATAGCGCTTTTGCCCCCAATAAGCGCAAAATAACCCCCTTTTATGTGAGCATGAGCCATGATGTGGGGCTAGCCCCTTTAAAAGCGCTCTATTTTGATGAAAGCATTAATGTGAGTTTGAACGCCCCCATTTTGCGCGCTTCCACTGACCACGGCACAGCGTTTGACATCGCTTATCAAAACAAAGCGAACAACAAAAGCTATGTGAATGCGATCAAATATTTGGCTTAAAGATTTTAAAATCCAAGCCAACAAAGTATAATTCAAGCAAAAACACCACCCAAAGATAAAACATGATTTTAAGCATTGAAAGTTCTTGCGATGACAGCTCTTTAGCCCTTACAAGAATAAAGGACGCCAAGCTCATCGCTCATTTTAAAATCTCTCAAGAAAAGCACCACAGCTCTTATGGGGGCGTTGTGCCTGAGCTTGCATCGCGCTTGCATGCTGAGAATTTGCCGCTCTTATTAGAACGCATTAAAATAAGCTTGAATAAGGATTTTTCCAAAATTAAAGCCATCGCTATTACTAATCAGCCAGGTTTGAGCGTTACTTTGATAGAAGGTTTGATGATGGCAAAAGCCTTGAGTTTGTCTTTGAATTTGCCCTTGATTTTAGAAGATCATCTGAGAGGGCATGTGTATTCGCTCTTTATCAATGAAAAACAAACCTGCATGCCTTTAAGCGTGCTCTTAGTCTCTGGGGGGCATTCTTTAATTTTAGAGGCTAGAGATTATGAAGACATTAAAATCGTTGCCACGAGTTTAGACGATAGCTTTGGGGAGAGTTTTGATAAGGTTTCTAAAATGCTTGATTTAGGCTATCCAGGAGGCCCCATAGTGGAAAAATTAGCCCTTGATTATAGGCATCCAAATGAGCCTTTAATGTTCCCTGTCCCTTTAAAAAACAGCCCGAATCTGGCTTTTAGCTTTTCAGGTTTAAAAAATGCGGTGCGTTTGGAGGTTGAAAAAAACGCCCCCAATTTGAATGAAGCGATCAAACAAAAGATTGGCTATCATTTCCAAAGCGCGGCTATTGAGCATTTAATCCAGCAAACCAAACGCTATTTTAAAATCAAACGCCCTAAAATTTTTGGTATTGTGGGGGGGGCGAGCCAAAATCTAGCCTTAAGAAAGGCGTTTGAATATTTGTGCGATGAGTTTGATTGCGAGCTTGTTTTAGCCCCTTTAGAATTTTGCAGCGACAATGCCGCCATGATAGGGCGATCAAGCCTAGAGGCTTATCAAAAAAAGCGCTTTGTCCCTTTAGAAAAAGCCGATATTTCGCCAAGAACGCTGTTAAAGAGTTTTTGAGTGAATGGATACAAAAAGAAAGTGCATAATCAAACGCCCTAAAATTCATCAATAGCGTCAAGTATCGGTTATTTTGAGGCAAGAGCTTAAAAAAGAGGGTGTTAAAAAAGAGCGTTTTAGTCAAATTTAATCTTATTTTGGTTACAATTTTAGGTTATTAAGTTTTAGTTTAAAGGGAAAAAATGCTTCGTTCTCTCTATAGTGCCACTTCAGGGATGCTCGCCCAACAAACGCACATTGACACCACTTCAAACAATATCGCCAATGTCAATACCACTGGGTTTAAAAAATCTCGCGCGGATTTTAACGATTTGTTTTACCAAGCGATGCAATACGCCGGCACTAACACAAGCAACACGACTTTATCGCCAGATGGCATGGAAGTGGGCTTAGGCGTGCGCCCTAGCGCGATCACTAAAATGTTTTCGCAAGGCAGCCCTAAAGAAACGGAAAATAATTTAGATGTCGCCATTACGGGCAAAGGCTTTTTTCAAGTCCAATTGCCTGATGGCACCACCGCTTATACAAGAAGCGGGAATTTTAAGCTAGACGAGCAGGGCAATCTTGTAACAAGCGAGGGCTATCTTCTCATCCCTCAAATCACTTTACCTGAAGACACCACGCAAGTAAATATCGGTGTGGATGGCACGGTGAGCGTGACTCAAGGCTTGCAAACGACTTCTAATGTGATCGGGCAAATCACTTTGGCTAATTTTGTCAACCCGGCGGGGCTTCATTCTATGGGGGATAATTTGTTTTCCATCACCAACGCTAGCGGCGATGCGATTGTGGGCAACCCGGATTCTCAAGGCTTAGGCAAGTTAAGGCAAGGCTTTTTGGAGCTTAGCAATGTGAGATTGGTAGAAGAAATGACGGATCTAATCACCGCTCAAAGGGCCTATGAAGCCAATTCTAAAAGCATTCAAACCGCTGACGCCATGCTCCAAACCGTCAATTCTCTCAAACGCTAATTGGAGCGGTGTCGTTATTCTTTAATTCTTGTGGCTAGGGTTTTTAAGTTTTTCAACGCCGCTTTTTGGGTTATTGTTTGGTTGGTGTTTTCCTTTTATGAAAAAAACAGCCAAAACAGCTAGACCGATAAGAATGATAGAGATGATAGCCAGATACCACATTTTCTCAGTTTTATCCGCTTCTTGTTGCGCTTGTTCTGCTTTTAATTTTGTTTCTTGTTATGCTTTCAATTTTTTGCGTAAGGTGGCAACTAAAACGCATGCAGGCACGGTTACCCTATAAGCCGGCCCAGCAAGATTGACGCTCACTAACGCGCCTGTAATGACCCAACCAATAGTGCCAGCTAAAATGCCTAGAGTTTTTTTAAGCGCTACTTTACCCACCACAGACGATAAACCATGCCCTAGAGTTTGTCTTACCATTGCATCTGCAACAGATACAGCCAACGCATAAGAATGAGAGCCGCCCGCTTTAAACAGCGTTAAAACAGATGCGATTAGAGCTTGTTTGTTTTCGCTAATCATTTTATCAATATTTGTCATGCCCAATTCATCGCAAAGTTCTTTAATCTCTCTCCCGCTCATTTTTTCTAAACTATCTTTCAAAAGTTTAGAAAGCATGTTTTGCTCAATCAAAGAGGTTGGAGATTCTTCATGGTAATTAACCTTTAAATGATCGCACGCATCGCACAAAATCTCTTTGTATAAGACCCCTTCGTTTCTAAAAAATTAATAAAAGTATTGCCCCCATAACACTGCAGTTCTTCAGCGATTCTTCTGGGGTATTTGGCGTAATCTCTACCATACCTTTTGTATTCTGTTGAATTTGTCAATTCTTCATTCATTCTTAGTGTGCTATCTTCATCATAAACAAGCGCATCAAACAAATCTTTCAAATCATTAGAGCTTAATCGCTTTAAAAATGCCAAGTCGCTATCGTATCTGTATGCCATGCAATCCCTTTAATTTTATTTCTACCACTCACTCAAATCCCACCAAACCCCTTTTTTAGTGATTAGTGATTAGTGATTAGTGATTAGTGATTACAGCATCATTTTTTAAAATCATGTCTAACGCCCTAAAAGGCTTAAACACACCCGCTAACTGCGCATGAATATTGTGCTACAAATGCTAATGGGTTTTATTGATTTACAACCAAAGAATAATAATTAAAATATTTTGATATGCTTTATCATTTTGGATAAGATAAATCTGATTTGAAAGCAAGAAACCATATGATTTCTTTGGGTAGGGCTAACTTGCTAACTTAATGAAACGCTATTTTGATTTTTGGCACAAGAAACCCCCTCCTTTAACCCTCTAACCCTTACTTTTTATTGTTTTTATGTTCGTGGTTAGCGTTGCATTGATTAGCTTGGTTTTGGCTATTTTTTTTGACAACTTTCGTTGTTTTGATTTTTAGCATCACCTTTTTGGTTGTGGTTTTGATTGTTGCAACTGTTACTCATTTTGTCTCCCTTTAAATTAAAATGAAACCTAGATGCACTTTCGCATCTAGGTTTCCATTATATGCCTTTTTTAAAAAAAGCTTAAACGGATTCTATTTGCAATGACTTCTTATCTTCATTGGCTTGCTGTGTTTTTAGGCGTAAAGTGGCAACCAAAATGCATGCCGGTATGGTTACCCTATAAGCCGGCCCTGCAATATCAATCGCTGTCCATACGCCTGTAATGATCCAGCCAACAGGGCCTGTTAAAAAGCTCAGAGTTCTTGTAAGCACTTGATTGCCCGCAAGCGATAAACCACGCCCTAGAATGGTTTTTGCAACCGCATTCGCAACAATGACAGCTAATTGATAAGATTTAAAGCCTCCCATTTTAAACAGCGTTAAAGTCGCCGCACTTAAGGCTTGTCTGTTTAAATTGTCCGTGTTTTTTATGGACAATTCATCGCACATTTCTTTCACTTCTTCATCATCCATTTCTTCCAAACTTCTTTCTAAGATTTTAGAAAGCATGTTTTGTTCAATCAAAGTCGTTTCAGTTTTCTTGTTGTAATTGACCTTTAATTTATCGCA
The Helicobacter pylori genome window above contains:
- the pdxJ gene encoding pyridoxine 5'-phosphate synthase, translated to MRFGLNIDHIVTLREIRKTYEPEILEALFIAKNTHKVDLITIHLREDKRHIQNEDVLRLLEISPLPINIECSINAGITDFLCSLKNKPSKVTIVPENRNEVTTEGGLDCSLKGLGEVIRAYHNKGVEVSLFIDPLKDALHFAREHQVKQVEFHTGVYANLHNALYSNANNQIHAISTLKDKSPKELKEELHNAFLQLRKMSKEAFFMGITACAGHGLNYSNVKELLKIPSLRELNIGHSVISKAVLVGLEKAILEMAQLIKR
- the pdxA gene encoding 4-hydroxythreonine-4-phosphate dehydrogenase — encoded protein: MAKKKIAISCGDIQGVGLELILKSHKEVSAICEPLYLIDSELLERANQLLNNAYETKTLNTLAINAPLPLLNSGTIGKVSAQSGAYSFESFKKACELADDKEVDGICTLPINKLAWQQAQIPFVGHTDFLKQRYKDHQIIMMLGCFKLFVGLFSDHVPLGAVSQLIQVGALVRFLLAFQKSTQAKIVQVCGFNPHAGEEGLFGKEDEKILKAIQKSNQTLGFECFLGPLPADSAFAPNKRKITPFYVSMSHDVGLAPLKALYFDESINVSLNAPILRASTDHGTAFDIAYQNKANNKSYVNAIKYLA
- the tsaD gene encoding tRNA (adenosine(37)-N6)-threonylcarbamoyltransferase complex transferase subunit TsaD; protein product: MILSIESSCDDSSLALTRIKDAKLIAHFKISQEKHHSSYGGVVPELASRLHAENLPLLLERIKISLNKDFSKIKAIAITNQPGLSVTLIEGLMMAKALSLSLNLPLILEDHLRGHVYSLFINEKQTCMPLSVLLVSGGHSLILEARDYEDIKIVATSLDDSFGESFDKVSKMLDLGYPGGPIVEKLALDYRHPNEPLMFPVPLKNSPNLAFSFSGLKNAVRLEVEKNAPNLNEAIKQKIGYHFQSAAIEHLIQQTKRYFKIKRPKIFGIVGGASQNLALRKAFEYLCDEFDCELVLAPLEFCSDNAAMIGRSSLEAYQKKRFVPLEKADISPRTLLKSF
- the flgG gene encoding flagellar basal-body rod protein FlgG: MLRSLYSATSGMLAQQTHIDTTSNNIANVNTTGFKKSRADFNDLFYQAMQYAGTNTSNTTLSPDGMEVGLGVRPSAITKMFSQGSPKETENNLDVAITGKGFFQVQLPDGTTAYTRSGNFKLDEQGNLVTSEGYLLIPQITLPEDTTQVNIGVDGTVSVTQGLQTTSNVIGQITLANFVNPAGLHSMGDNLFSITNASGDAIVGNPDSQGLGKLRQGFLELSNVRLVEEMTDLITAQRAYEANSKSIQTADAMLQTVNSLKR
- a CDS encoding YaaW family protein, which produces MCDACDHLKVNYHEESPTSLIEQNMLSKLLKDSLEKMSGREIKELCDELGMTNIDKMISENKQALIASVLTLFKAGGSHSYALAVSVADAMVRQTLGHGLSSVVGKVALKKTLGILAGTIGWVITGALVSVNLAGPAYRVTVPACVLVATLRKKLKA
- a CDS encoding DUF3944 domain-containing protein; the encoded protein is MAYRYDSDLAFLKRLSSNDLKDLFDALVYDEDSTLRMNEELTNSTEYKRYGRDYAKYPRRIAEELQCYGGNTFINFLETKGSYTKRFCAMRAII
- a CDS encoding DUF3944 domain-containing protein yields the protein MAYKYDRDLEFLKQLESSDLLDLFEVLVFGKDGEKRHNEKLTSSLEYKRHGDDYAKYAERIAEELQYYGSNSFASFIKGEGVLYKEILCDVCDKLKVNYNKKTETTLIEQNMLSKILERSLEEMDDEEVKEMCDELSIKNTDNLNRQALSAATLTLFKMGGFKSYQLAVIVANAVAKTILGRGLSLAGNQVLTRTLSFLTGPVGWIITGVWTAIDIAGPAYRVTIPACILVATLRLKTQQANEDKKSLQIESV